A window of the Verminephrobacter eiseniae EF01-2 genome harbors these coding sequences:
- a CDS encoding ABC transporter permease — protein sequence MQSYALLIGATLSAGTVLALAALGLLINEKAGIVNLGAEGMMLCAALAGFATVVHTANPWLGFAAGMAAGALLAALFGLLVIWLNTNQYATGLALSLFGAGFSAFAGIAYVQARLPELPRYGIAWLADIALLGPALSGQHPLVYLSMLLAAGLVWFLYRTRAGLVLRAVGQAPESAHALGYPVRRIRLAAVLAGGALCGLAGAYAAIVYTPLWVEGMVAGRGWIALALTTFATWRPARVLLGAYLFGGVTMLQFHLQASGVQLPSQWLSMLPYLATIVVLALISRNPAWIRANMPAALGKPFHPG from the coding sequence ATGCAATCCTACGCCCTGCTGATTGGCGCCACGCTGAGCGCCGGCACCGTGCTGGCGCTGGCCGCCCTGGGGCTGTTGATCAACGAAAAGGCCGGCATCGTCAACCTGGGGGCCGAGGGCATGATGCTGTGCGCCGCGCTGGCCGGCTTTGCCACCGTGGTGCACACGGCCAACCCCTGGCTGGGCTTTGCCGCCGGCATGGCCGCAGGCGCCTTGCTGGCCGCCCTGTTTGGCCTGCTGGTGATCTGGCTCAACACCAACCAATACGCCACGGGGCTGGCGCTGAGCCTGTTCGGCGCCGGCTTTTCGGCGTTTGCCGGCATCGCCTACGTGCAGGCCAGGCTGCCCGAGTTGCCCCGCTACGGCATCGCCTGGCTCGCCGACATCGCACTGCTCGGGCCGGCGCTGTCTGGCCAGCACCCGCTGGTGTACCTGAGCATGTTGCTGGCGGCGGGGCTGGTCTGGTTCTTGTACCGCACGCGCGCCGGGCTGGTGCTGCGCGCGGTCGGGCAAGCGCCCGAGTCCGCCCATGCCCTGGGCTACCCGGTGCGCCGCATCCGGCTGGCCGCCGTGCTGGCAGGCGGCGCGCTGTGCGGGCTGGCCGGGGCCTATGCGGCCATCGTCTACACCCCGCTATGGGTCGAAGGCATGGTCGCCGGCCGGGGCTGGATCGCGCTGGCACTGACCACCTTCGCCACCTGGCGCCCGGCCAGGGTGCTGCTCGGCGCCTACCTGTTCGGGGGCGTGACCATGCTGCAATTTCATCTGCAAGCCAGCGGCGTGCAACTGCCGAGCCAGTGGCTGAGCATGTTGCCGTACCTGGCCACCATCGTGGTGCTGGCGCTGATCTCGCGCAACCCGGCCTGGATCCGCGCCAACATGCCGGCGGCCCTCGGCAAGCCGTTCCATCCCGGCTGA
- a CDS encoding BMP family ABC transporter substrate-binding protein, with protein sequence MTDLRKRCELAALFAAAAAALTGCGKKEEPAPAPAPVAQAPAPKPEPLKIAFAYVGPVGDGGWSFAHDNGRKAIEKEFGDKVATSFVDSVPESADADRVLRDLVGQGNQLIFGTTFGYMEPMLKVAQDNPGVRFEHATGYKTAENMRTYDSRTYEGAYMAGIIAGAMTRTNQLGVVGSVPIPEVLRNINSFTLGAQSVNPKIKTRVVWVNEWFSPPKETEAATTLINGGADVLFQNTDSAAVLKTAQDKGKRAFGWDSDMTAYGPKAHLASAVINWGPYYVKATRDALEGTWATGQSWWGVKEGAIDIVSIADDVPAETRAKVDAVKKGLADGSYQIWKGPILGQDGKPVLATDAVADDKFLGGINFYVKGVEGKIPGGDKP encoded by the coding sequence ATGACTGATCTGCGCAAACGCTGCGAACTGGCGGCGCTCTTTGCCGCCGCTGCGGCCGCCCTGACGGGCTGTGGCAAGAAGGAAGAACCGGCCCCGGCACCGGCCCCTGTGGCACAGGCGCCGGCGCCCAAGCCCGAGCCATTGAAGATCGCCTTTGCCTATGTCGGCCCGGTGGGGGACGGGGGCTGGTCGTTTGCGCACGACAACGGCCGCAAGGCCATCGAAAAGGAGTTCGGCGACAAGGTGGCCACCAGTTTCGTCGACAGCGTGCCCGAGTCGGCCGACGCCGACCGCGTGCTGCGCGATCTGGTCGGCCAGGGCAACCAGCTGATATTCGGCACCACCTTCGGCTACATGGAGCCGATGCTCAAGGTGGCGCAAGACAACCCGGGCGTCCGGTTCGAGCATGCCACGGGCTACAAGACCGCCGAGAACATGCGCACCTATGACAGCCGCACTTACGAAGGCGCGTACATGGCGGGCATCATCGCCGGCGCGATGACCCGCACGAACCAGCTCGGCGTGGTCGGCTCGGTGCCCATTCCCGAAGTGCTGCGCAACATCAACAGCTTCACGCTCGGGGCGCAATCGGTCAACCCCAAGATCAAGACCCGTGTCGTGTGGGTCAACGAATGGTTCAGCCCCCCGAAGGAAACCGAGGCCGCCACCACGCTGATCAACGGCGGTGCCGATGTGCTGTTCCAGAACACCGACTCGGCCGCCGTGCTCAAGACCGCGCAGGACAAGGGCAAGCGCGCCTTTGGCTGGGACTCCGACATGACCGCCTACGGCCCCAAGGCCCACCTGGCATCGGCCGTGATCAACTGGGGCCCCTACTATGTCAAGGCCACCCGGGATGCGCTCGAAGGCACCTGGGCCACGGGCCAAAGCTGGTGGGGCGTCAAGGAAGGCGCGATCGACATCGTCTCGATCGCCGATGACGTGCCCGCCGAAACCCGGGCCAAGGTCGACGCCGTGAAAAAGGGCCTGGCCGACGGCAGCTACCAGATCTGGAAAGGCCCGATCCTGGGCCAGGACGGCAAGCCCGTGCTGGCAACGGACGCCGTGGCCGACGACAAATTCCTGGGCGGCATCAACTTTTACGTCAAGGGCGTGGAAGGCAAGATCCCGGGCGGCGACAAGCCGTAG
- the xdhA gene encoding xanthine dehydrogenase small subunit yields MPAPPLQFIRRGQPVALRNVPPDRTLLDLLREDLGCTGTKEGCGEGDCGACTVVLGAARGGRLHYSAVNSCIRLAHSIAGQALWTVQDLAQDPLIWPDGNPAARLHPVQEAMVQCHGSQCGFCTPGFVMSLFALYQNHLCQGRPVTRELARQELSGNLCRCTGYRPILDAAEQMARLPAQALDEPALLRRLEHIAHPEPAPAGGECFYLAPTTVPDLLAARAAFAGAQIVAGATDVGLWITRQHRQYAQLIDVTRAAPLQQIVQHPEHIAIGAAVTLTDAFAALTAQWPQLHRFATRFAALPVRNSGTLGGNVANGSPIGDSMPLLIALRAQVVLASTRGERRLALQDFYTGYRQTVLAPDELLLRILVPRAAPAGIGTRQLRAYKVSKRFDDDISTVCLVLNLDIADGAVQRACIGAGGVAATPARARQTEAALIGQPWNPATVSRAAAALQAEFRPISDMRASSAYRSAVLAGLLQRFWLDSQERPHLAGQPPLPLSLEDLRPHHLETVA; encoded by the coding sequence ATGCCAGCACCCCCCTTGCAATTCATCCGACGCGGCCAGCCGGTGGCGTTGCGCAATGTACCACCCGATCGCACGCTGCTGGACCTGCTGCGCGAAGACCTGGGCTGCACCGGCACCAAAGAAGGCTGCGGCGAAGGCGACTGCGGTGCCTGCACCGTGGTGCTGGGCGCAGCGCGGGGCGGCCGGCTGCACTACAGCGCCGTGAACAGTTGCATCCGCCTGGCGCACTCGATCGCCGGCCAGGCGCTGTGGACGGTGCAAGACCTGGCCCAAGACCCGCTCATCTGGCCCGACGGCAACCCGGCGGCCCGCCTGCACCCCGTGCAAGAGGCCATGGTGCAGTGCCATGGCTCGCAATGCGGCTTTTGCACGCCCGGCTTCGTGATGAGCTTGTTCGCGCTGTACCAGAACCACCTGTGCCAAGGCCGGCCCGTCACGCGCGAACTGGCCCGGCAGGAACTCTCGGGCAACCTGTGCCGCTGCACCGGCTACCGCCCGATCCTCGACGCCGCCGAGCAGATGGCCCGCCTGCCTGCGCAGGCGCTCGATGAGCCGGCGTTGCTGCGCAGGCTGGAACACATCGCGCATCCCGAGCCTGCGCCAGCGGGCGGCGAATGCTTTTACCTCGCCCCCACCACCGTGCCGGACTTGCTGGCCGCGCGGGCCGCGTTTGCCGGCGCGCAAATCGTCGCCGGCGCCACCGATGTGGGGCTGTGGATCACCCGGCAGCATCGGCAATACGCGCAGTTGATCGATGTCACCCGCGCCGCGCCATTGCAGCAAATCGTGCAGCACCCGGAGCACATCGCGATCGGCGCCGCCGTCACGCTGACCGATGCGTTCGCCGCGCTGACTGCGCAATGGCCCCAACTGCACCGCTTTGCCACGCGGTTTGCGGCGCTGCCGGTGCGCAATTCGGGCACGCTGGGCGGCAACGTGGCCAACGGCTCGCCGATTGGCGACTCCATGCCGCTGCTGATCGCGCTGCGCGCCCAGGTGGTGCTGGCCAGCACACGCGGCGAGCGCCGGCTGGCGCTGCAAGACTTCTACACCGGCTACCGCCAGACCGTGCTGGCCCCCGACGAACTGCTGCTGCGCATCCTGGTGCCACGCGCTGCGCCTGCGGGCATCGGCACCAGGCAACTGCGGGCCTACAAGGTTTCCAAACGCTTCGACGATGACATCTCGACCGTCTGCCTGGTGCTGAACCTGGACATTGCCGACGGCGCCGTGCAGCGCGCCTGCATCGGCGCGGGCGGCGTCGCCGCCACCCCGGCGCGCGCGCGGCAGACCGAGGCCGCGCTCATCGGCCAGCCATGGAACCCGGCCACCGTTAGCCGAGCCGCCGCCGCATTGCAGGCCGAATTCCGCCCGATCTCCGACATGCGCGCCAGCAGCGCCTACCGCAGCGCAGTGCTGGCCGGCTTGCTGCAACGCTTTTGGCTCGACAGCCAGGAGCGCCCGCACCTGGCCGGACAGCCGCCCCTGCCGCTGAGCCTGGAGGACTTGCGCCCGCACCATCTGGAGACGGTGGCATGA
- a CDS encoding ABC transporter permease, translating into MFRLEPRPEASRLWSYGSPLLALALTVLIGTALFIALGKDPVRGLQLFFWEPLKSRYALGELMVKATPLLLIALGLALCFRANVWNIGAEGQYVIGAVAAGGVALLANQRTGAWIWPAILLAGVLGGMAWAALVALLRDRFHANEILVSLMLVYVAALVLGYLVYGPWKDPLGYNFPQTRMFDKGTQIPRLMPGSRMTIGLLLALAGAAALWVYLFRTRAGFALQVGGLAPAAARYAGFCPRRALWTALLISGGAAGLAGALEVAGPIGQLTPHVPAGYGFAAIIVAFVGRLHPAGMMVSALLMSMFYIGGELAQSRLGLPKSLTGVFQGLLLFTLLACDTLIAYRVRRGAGAKGGA; encoded by the coding sequence ATGTTTAGGCTGGAGCCGCGCCCCGAAGCCTCCCGGCTCTGGAGCTATGGCTCGCCGCTGCTGGCGCTGGCGCTGACGGTGCTGATCGGCACGGCCTTGTTCATCGCGCTGGGCAAGGACCCGGTGCGCGGGCTGCAATTGTTCTTCTGGGAGCCGCTCAAGTCGCGCTATGCGCTCGGCGAGTTGATGGTCAAGGCCACGCCGCTGCTGCTGATCGCGCTCGGGCTGGCCCTGTGCTTTCGCGCCAACGTCTGGAACATCGGCGCCGAGGGGCAGTACGTGATCGGCGCCGTCGCCGCCGGCGGCGTGGCGCTGCTGGCCAACCAGCGCACGGGCGCCTGGATCTGGCCGGCCATCTTGCTCGCCGGCGTGCTGGGCGGCATGGCCTGGGCGGCGCTGGTGGCCCTGTTGCGCGACCGGTTCCATGCGAACGAAATCCTGGTCAGCCTGATGCTGGTCTACGTGGCCGCGCTGGTGCTGGGCTATCTGGTCTATGGCCCCTGGAAAGACCCGCTGGGCTACAACTTTCCGCAGACCCGGATGTTTGACAAAGGCACGCAGATACCGCGGCTGATGCCAGGCTCGCGCATGACGATCGGCCTGCTGCTGGCGCTGGCCGGGGCGGCGGCGCTGTGGGTGTATTTGTTTCGCACCCGTGCCGGCTTTGCGCTGCAAGTGGGCGGGCTGGCGCCGGCAGCGGCCCGCTACGCCGGCTTTTGCCCGCGCCGGGCGCTGTGGACGGCGCTGCTGATCTCCGGCGGCGCGGCCGGCCTGGCGGGCGCGCTGGAGGTGGCCGGCCCGATTGGCCAGCTCACGCCGCATGTGCCGGCGGGCTACGGCTTTGCCGCGATCATCGTGGCCTTCGTCGGGCGCCTGCACCCGGCGGGCATGATGGTCTCGGCGCTGCTGATGAGCATGTTCTACATCGGCGGCGAGCTGGCGCAATCGCGCCTGGGGCTGCCCAAATCGCTCACCGGCGTGTTCCAGGGGCTGCTGCTGTTCACGCTGCTGGCCTGCGACACGCTGATCGCATACCGCGTGCGCCGGGGCGCAGGCGCCAAAGGCGGTGCCTGA
- a CDS encoding flavin reductase family protein, producing the protein MNRSCSHPALAQPPSFSPREFRDALGMFATGVTIVTARNAAGKLVGLTASSFNSVSLEPPLVLWSLAHGASTMPVFANGSHYAIHVLAADQKALAQRFATRGIDRWAGLEHRPGIHGAPLLAGAAATFECFNRSRHQEGDHIIFVGEVERCAHRQGVPPLLYHGGKFYTEHPL; encoded by the coding sequence GTGAACCGCTCCTGCTCCCACCCTGCTCTGGCTCAGCCGCCGAGTTTTTCCCCCCGCGAGTTCCGAGACGCCCTGGGTATGTTTGCCACGGGCGTGACCATCGTGACTGCCCGCAATGCGGCGGGCAAGTTGGTTGGGTTGACGGCCAGTTCCTTCAATTCGGTGTCGCTGGAGCCGCCGCTGGTGCTGTGGAGCCTGGCGCATGGCGCCAGCACCATGCCGGTCTTTGCCAACGGCTCGCACTACGCCATCCATGTGCTGGCGGCAGACCAGAAGGCCCTGGCCCAGCGCTTTGCCACCCGCGGCATCGACCGCTGGGCCGGTCTGGAACACCGCCCCGGCATCCACGGCGCCCCGCTGCTGGCCGGTGCGGCGGCCACGTTCGAGTGCTTCAACCGCAGCCGGCACCAAGAGGGCGACCACATCATCTTTGTCGGCGAGGTCGAGCGCTGCGCGCACCGCCAAGGCGTACCGCCGCTGCTGTACCACGGGGGCAAGTTCTACACCGAGCATCCGCTGTGA
- a CDS encoding adenosylcobalamin-dependent ribonucleoside-diphosphate reductase: MQREPQPCPDLGLQPISQDVLCEKYLKPGETTAQMLYQRVARALASVEAPELRSRYEALFLANLQAGAIGAGRIMSAAGTDIQATLINCFVQPVGDCIQGQDEDGFPGIYEALREAAETMRRGGGVGYDFSRIRPKGARVMATASMASGPCSYMNVFDQSCATVESAGARRGAQMGVLRIDHPDVHEFISAKRQPGRWNNFNVSVSVPDAFIQALQDDAAWDLVHKARPGAALLAQGAHQRADGQWVYASVPARALWERIMRSAYDYAEPGILFLGRINEDNNLHYCETITATNPCGEQPLPAYGCCDLGPVILPRFVRHPFGFGGAAAFDFEAFAQAVALQVRALDNVLDLTYWPLPQQREEAMAKRRIGVGFTGLGNTLAMLCLRYDRPEGRAMAVRIARCMRDAAYRASVDLAREKGAFPHFSAGPYLAEGRFASRLPEALKAAIRQHGIRNSHLLSIAPTGTVSLAFADNASNGIEPSFAWTYKRKKRAADGGSTEYAVQDHAWRLYRELGGDAQALPDYFVSALDMPVQAHIAMMEAVQPWVDTAISKTVNIPVDYPYEDFKDLYLQAWRARLKGLATYRPNAILGAVLETDAAPATVPAASPAAPAAAPAVPPVDPMRAVIESRPQGGLPAVAEKLEYWTQEGHKTLYLIVSFLPVATGQGSVDRAIEFFMPVGQSGESQQWITSSMRMLSLAARGGFLERALGDMRKVAWDRGPVRLGSHRKDDGTLVPMWHDSEVAAMAYAIQNILARRVRDPVQQRLPLDEPAPPLPVPQAMIGKKCNECGAHAVIRKDGCDYCTQCGQLGACG; encoded by the coding sequence ATGCAACGCGAACCCCAACCCTGTCCCGACCTCGGCTTGCAGCCCATCAGCCAGGATGTGCTGTGCGAGAAATACCTCAAGCCCGGTGAAACCACGGCGCAAATGCTCTACCAGCGCGTGGCGCGGGCCTTGGCGTCGGTGGAAGCCCCGGAACTGCGCAGCCGATACGAGGCCCTGTTCCTGGCCAACCTGCAAGCCGGAGCGATTGGCGCGGGCCGCATCATGAGCGCCGCCGGCACCGACATCCAGGCCACGTTGATCAACTGCTTCGTGCAGCCGGTGGGCGACTGCATACAGGGCCAGGACGAGGACGGCTTTCCCGGCATCTACGAGGCGCTGCGCGAGGCGGCCGAGACCATGCGGCGCGGCGGCGGCGTGGGCTACGACTTCTCGCGCATCCGGCCCAAGGGCGCGCGGGTCATGGCCACGGCGTCGATGGCCTCGGGGCCTTGCAGCTACATGAACGTGTTCGACCAGTCCTGCGCCACCGTGGAGAGCGCCGGCGCGCGCCGGGGCGCGCAAATGGGCGTGCTGCGCATAGACCACCCCGATGTGCACGAATTCATCAGCGCCAAGCGCCAGCCGGGCCGGTGGAACAACTTCAATGTGTCGGTGAGCGTGCCCGATGCGTTCATTCAGGCGCTGCAAGACGACGCTGCCTGGGATCTGGTGCACAAGGCCCGCCCCGGCGCCGCCTTGCTGGCCCAGGGCGCGCACCAGCGCGCCGACGGCCAGTGGGTCTATGCCAGCGTGCCGGCGCGCGCGCTGTGGGAGCGCATCATGCGTTCGGCCTACGACTATGCCGAGCCGGGCATCCTGTTCCTGGGCCGCATCAACGAGGACAACAACCTACATTACTGCGAGACCATCACGGCCACCAACCCCTGCGGCGAGCAGCCCCTGCCCGCCTATGGCTGCTGCGACCTGGGCCCCGTCATCCTGCCCCGCTTCGTGCGCCACCCTTTTGGCTTTGGCGGTGCCGCGGCTTTCGACTTCGAGGCTTTCGCGCAGGCCGTGGCGTTGCAGGTGCGGGCGCTGGACAATGTGCTCGACCTGACCTATTGGCCGCTGCCGCAGCAGCGCGAGGAGGCCATGGCCAAGCGCCGCATCGGGGTGGGCTTTACCGGCCTGGGCAACACGCTGGCCATGCTGTGCCTGCGCTACGACCGGCCCGAGGGCCGCGCCATGGCGGTGCGCATTGCCCGGTGCATGCGCGATGCCGCTTATCGCGCGTCGGTCGACCTGGCACGCGAGAAAGGGGCCTTCCCCCACTTTTCTGCCGGGCCGTACCTGGCCGAGGGCCGTTTTGCCAGCCGCCTGCCCGAGGCGCTCAAGGCCGCGATCCGCCAGCATGGCATCCGCAACAGCCATCTGCTGTCGATCGCCCCCACCGGCACCGTCAGCCTGGCTTTTGCCGACAACGCCTCCAACGGCATCGAGCCTTCGTTCGCGTGGACCTACAAGCGCAAAAAACGCGCGGCCGACGGCGGCAGCACCGAGTACGCGGTGCAAGACCATGCCTGGCGCCTGTACCGCGAACTCGGCGGCGATGCGCAGGCCCTGCCGGACTATTTCGTCTCGGCCCTGGACATGCCCGTCCAGGCGCATATTGCGATGATGGAGGCGGTGCAGCCCTGGGTCGATACGGCCATCTCCAAGACGGTCAACATTCCTGTCGACTACCCCTACGAAGACTTCAAAGACCTGTACCTGCAAGCCTGGCGCGCGCGGCTCAAGGGCCTGGCGACCTACCGGCCCAATGCCATCCTGGGCGCGGTGCTGGAGACCGATGCGGCCCCGGCTACGGTCCCGGCTGCGTCACCTGCTGCACCAGCGGCAGCGCCTGCGGTGCCCCCGGTCGATCCGATGCGCGCCGTGATCGAAAGCCGGCCGCAGGGCGGTCTGCCGGCAGTGGCCGAGAAACTGGAGTATTGGACGCAGGAAGGCCACAAGACGCTGTACCTGATCGTCTCGTTCCTGCCCGTTGCCACGGGCCAGGGCAGCGTCGACCGGGCCATCGAGTTTTTCATGCCGGTGGGCCAAAGCGGCGAATCCCAGCAGTGGATCACGTCGAGCATGCGCATGCTGTCGCTGGCAGCGCGCGGCGGCTTTCTGGAGCGCGCGCTCGGCGACATGCGCAAGGTGGCCTGGGACCGGGGCCCGGTGCGCCTGGGCAGCCACCGCAAGGACGACGGCACGCTGGTGCCGATGTGGCACGACTCCGAAGTGGCGGCCATGGCCTATGCGATCCAGAACATCCTGGCGCGCCGCGTGCGCGACCCGGTGCAGCAACGGCTGCCGCTGGACGAACCGGCGCCCCCCCTGCCCGTGCCGCAGGCCATGATCGGCAAGAAATGCAACGAATGCGGCGCCCATGCCGTGATCCGCAAGGACGGCTGCGACTACTGCACCCAATGCGGCCAACTCGGCGCCTGCGGGTGA
- a CDS encoding ABC transporter ATP-binding protein yields MPCPPPCGPARAAPARLQLAGITKRYPAVLACSGVSLTVQPGQIHAVLGENGAGKSTLMKIIYGALAPDAGSMHWNGQAVRLRHPQQARALGIAMVFQHFSLFDSLTVAENVWLGLDQRLSLAEVTGRIRAKASEYGLDTDPLRPVHTLSVGQMQRVEIIRALLADPALLILDEPTSVLTPQAADRLFVVLRQLAARGCSILYISHKLHEIRALCTACTVLRGGRVTGQCNPAHESVASLSRLMIGAEPAALPARARPAGATVLRVQGLSLPRAEPFGVDLIDLQLDLQAGQVLGIAGVSGNGQKELLYALSGEDTRADAASIQLCGHDAGRLGPRERRALGLHFVPEERLGRGAVPSLGLAHNLLLTRSEALAGGGWIRLGALRRQAQALMARFDVQAGGPDAAARSLSGGNLQKFIVGREIDARPRLLIVAQPTWGVDVGAAAQIRGAILALREAGCAVLVVSEDLDELLDLCDRLQVLAKGQLSPPVPRGQATVERIGAWMSGLWQADMQTPPAPAPARQVPHV; encoded by the coding sequence ATGCCCTGCCCGCCCCCTTGCGGGCCGGCGCGCGCAGCGCCGGCCCGGTTGCAACTGGCCGGCATCACCAAGCGCTACCCGGCCGTGCTCGCCTGTAGCGGCGTGTCGCTGACGGTGCAGCCGGGCCAGATTCATGCGGTGCTGGGCGAAAACGGCGCGGGCAAGTCCACGCTGATGAAGATCATCTACGGCGCGCTGGCGCCGGACGCGGGCAGCATGCACTGGAACGGCCAGGCCGTGCGGCTGCGCCACCCGCAGCAGGCTCGGGCGCTGGGCATTGCGATGGTGTTCCAGCATTTCAGCCTGTTCGATAGCCTGACGGTGGCCGAGAACGTCTGGCTCGGGCTGGACCAGCGCCTGTCGCTGGCCGAAGTGACCGGGCGCATCCGCGCCAAGGCGTCCGAGTACGGCCTGGACACCGACCCGCTGCGCCCGGTGCACACGCTCAGCGTCGGCCAGATGCAGCGGGTGGAAATCATCCGCGCACTGCTGGCCGACCCGGCGCTGCTGATTCTGGACGAGCCGACCTCGGTGCTCACGCCGCAGGCGGCAGACAGGCTGTTCGTCGTGCTGCGCCAGTTGGCCGCCCGGGGTTGCAGCATCTTGTACATCAGCCACAAGCTGCACGAGATCCGGGCGCTGTGCACGGCCTGCACCGTGCTGCGCGGCGGCCGGGTGACGGGGCAGTGCAACCCGGCGCACGAATCGGTGGCCTCGCTCTCGCGGCTGATGATAGGCGCCGAGCCTGCCGCGCTGCCAGCGCGCGCGCGGCCCGCCGGCGCCACGGTGCTGCGCGTGCAGGGCTTGTCGCTGCCCCGCGCCGAGCCGTTCGGCGTGGATCTGATCGACTTGCAATTGGACTTGCAGGCCGGCCAGGTGCTGGGCATTGCCGGGGTTTCGGGCAACGGGCAAAAAGAGTTGCTGTATGCGCTGTCGGGCGAGGACACGCGCGCCGACGCGGCCAGCATCCAACTGTGCGGCCACGACGCCGGCCGCCTGGGCCCGCGCGAGCGCCGCGCGCTGGGCCTGCACTTCGTGCCCGAAGAGCGGCTGGGCCGTGGCGCCGTGCCGAGCCTGGGGCTGGCGCACAACCTGCTGCTCACGCGCAGCGAGGCGCTCGCCGGCGGCGGCTGGATTCGGCTGGGCGCGCTGCGCCGGCAGGCCCAGGCCCTGATGGCGCGCTTTGACGTGCAGGCCGGCGGGCCGGACGCGGCGGCCAGGTCGCTGTCGGGCGGCAACCTGCAAAAGTTCATCGTCGGGCGCGAGATCGACGCCCGGCCCCGGCTGCTGATCGTCGCGCAGCCGACCTGGGGCGTGGACGTGGGGGCCGCCGCGCAGATCCGTGGCGCCATCCTGGCGCTGCGCGAGGCCGGCTGCGCGGTGCTGGTGGTCAGCGAAGACCTGGACGAATTGCTCGACCTCTGCGACCGGCTGCAAGTGCTGGCCAAGGGGCAGTTGTCGCCCCCGGTGCCGCGCGGGCAGGCCACGGTCGAGCGCATCGGCGCATGGATGAGCGGGCTGTGGCAGGCCGATATGCAAACCCCTCCGGCGCCGGCGCCGGCACGGCAGGTGCCGCATGTTTAG